The genomic stretch GACCCGGGCCCACAGCGCGTCGAACTTGTCGGCCGGGAACTTGCGGTTGATCGGGCCCCAGGCGATGGCGGCCTGGGTGGAAGGCTCTTCAACGATGAAACGGTCGACTGGCGAGCGGCCGGTGCGGTGACCGGTGCGGACAACCAGGGCGCCGGTATCGGCAAGCTCGCCCTCACCGCGGTTCAGGGCTTCTTTTACCAGATCATCAACACTCAGATCGGTGTACACGGCGTTATTGGCTTGCGTCATGAGTTTCCCCGTCGGCCAGTGGCCGAGTGTGCTCCAAACGTTTTGTAGTAGAAAGTCGTGCACTACTACCGCGAAAAAAGTGCGCCGGATTATGCCAGAAAAGCCCAAAAAGAGTAGGGCCCTCCCGTCGTAACGGCGTTAATCCGTCGCCGGGCAGTGAATTTACCTGCGCTGAACCGTTTTAGTGCCGGGTATCTGACGGTGTCTCGACACCCGCGCCGGCGAACAATTGAGCGATATCCGCTGCGTCGAACAGGTACCGCTCGTTGCAGAACTGGCAATCGATCTCGACCTGGCCGCCGTGTTCGGCCACCAGCTGCTGCGCGTCCTCCAGGCCCAGGCTGACCAACGCATTGCCCGAACGCTCCCGGGAGCAACTGCAGCGGAAACGCAGTTTCTGCACGTCGAACAGGCGCACCTGCTCTTCATGGTAGAGGCGGTGGAGCACGGTTTCGTTGTCCAGGCTCAGCAGTTCGTCGGCGGTCAGGGTGCTGGCCAGCGCGGTGATGTGCTGCCAGCTCGCGGCGCGTTCCTCTTCGTCCTTCAGGCGGTCGGCCGGCAGTTGCTGCAGCAGCAGGCCCCGGGCGCGGCGGCCGTCGGCGTACAGCTTGAAGCGGGTGCCCACCTGCTGGGACATGACGAAGTAGTTGGTGAAGCAGTCGGACAGGGTCTCGCCGTCGAGGTCGACGATGCCCTGGTAGCGCTGGCCGGCGGTCGGGTCGACGGTCAGGGCCAGCACGCCGTTGGGCATCAGGTCGGCCAGGGAGGCGTTCGGCGCGATCTGATCGGCGTGGTAGCGGGCCAGGCCACGGATCTCGCGCTCGCTGGAGCACTCGATCATCAGCAGCGGCACCGGGCCTTCGGAGCGGGCCTGAAGGATCAGCAGACCGTCGAACTTCAGGGTGCCCACCAGCAGCGAGGCGGCCGCCATGAGCTCGCCCAGCAACTGCGCCACCGGCTCCGGATAGGGGTGCTTGGCGAGGACTTCGGCGTAGCTGCGCTCCAGCGCCACCAGTTCGCCGCGGGTGTCGCTGTCATCGAAGATGAAGCGTTGGGTGTAGTCGGTATCCGGGAAATCGGTCATGGGCTCGGTATCTGAATAAGATGACAAAATGGTTACAAGAGATGAAAATTTGCGCTTCTTGGCACCCTTTTTGGTGCGCTCGTTCTGCCACGGGAGGCATTTTATGAACAATCCGGGTTTGTTCCAATCAAGGTGGAACCTCGGCCGGCTGGTTCTGTGCAACGCGGTGCCGTTGGCACTGCTGGCTTTCTGGTTATGGCCTACGGGCCAGATGCTGTGTTCGGTTTTCGACGAGTGGCTGTTCCGCTCACTCAACGCGCCATTGGCCAGCAACCCCATATGGCTCCACATCTGGGCAATTGCAAGTCTGCGCCCTTTCGACATCGTGGTCGGCCTGATCCTTCTGACGCTGCTGATCAAGGGCGACTGGGTCTTCAAGGCCACCGACGTGCGCCGCGCCTTCTTCGGTTTCTTCTCGATCCTGCTGCTGATGGTGGTCATCCGCGCCCTGTTCTCCAAGTTCGCCGACCACATGGGCTGGCAGCACAGCAGCCCGTCGATGGTGCTGGAGGGTGCGGTGCACATCAGCGACTTCTTCCCGCACCTGGAAAAGACCTGGGAGCTGAAGGACCGCTCGAGCCAGAGCTTCCCCGGTGACCACGCTTCGGTGCTGCTGATCTGGGCGCTGTTCATGGGCGTGTTCAGCCGCACCGCCGGCCAGCGTCTGACGGTCTGGGGCCTGGCGCTGCTGTTCATGCTGCCGCGGCTTGTGGCCGGCGCGCATTGGGGCCAGGACGACTACATCGGCGGCCTGCTGCTGGCCGTGTGGGCGTTGGGCTGGGGCTACTGCACACCGTTTGCGCACCACGCCGCGAACTTCTGGCTGAAGGTGACGGCACCGGTCTTCGCCCTGCTGGGCAAGTTGCCCGTGGTGTCGCGGATGAGTGTGGTGCGCGGCGTCTGATACCGCCTCGGTTGCGGGCAGGCTCGCTCCCCCACTGATCGACCGGGCCTGCCCTGAAGCCAACGAAACAGCGGCGTCATTCGCCGCTGCTGCTCCCACGAAACTTGAACAGGTCCCGCCGCTGTTTCTTGCTCGGCTTGCCGTCGGTGCTCACCCCCAGCGCGCCGGCCTTGCGCATCGCCGCTGCCGCTTCGCGCTTGGCGACGCTGGCGTCGGTCTCGGCATACAGCGTCTGCGCCTCGGGCGCGCCGCGGCGCACGATCGACAACGCCTGAACCACCACCGTGCGCTCATCGAAGCCGGTGCGGATCTCGAATTCATCGCCGATGCGTGGCTCTTTGCCAGGCTTGCAACGCTCCCCCCGACAATGCACCTTGCCGCTCTCGATGGCCGCCTTGGCCAACGCACGGGTTTTGTAGAACCGCGCCGCCCACAGCCATTTGTCGAGACGGACCTTGTCGTCCTCTTCGCTTTTTTGTGCCATGGATTTTCCTCATTCTGAAATATTGGTGAACTGTACTACCGTTTCTGTCGTGCCATGAACGGCGCCGTCCCGGATTACAATCCGGCCCGCAGATATCTGTCGCCTTTTAACCCTTATTCTGCGTGAATACCGCCATTGCGGCCCCCGGGCCGGACGGTCTCACCGGCTGAGCATTTTTTTGAAGACATTTGACCATTTGACCGTCGTCGGTCTGCGCGAGTGGGTGGCGCTCCCGGATCTGGGAGTGGCGGGCCTGCGGGCGAAGATCGACACCGGCGCCAGCACCTCCAGCCTCCACGCCACCGACATCGAGCCGTTCGAGCGCGACGGCGAGAAATGGGTGCGATTCACCGCGCACCTGGGCACGGTGGTGCAACTGCGCCACCGGCGCTGCGAAGCGCCGCTGGTCACCCGCAAGACCATCAAGAGCTCCAACGGCCAGGCCCAGGTGCGCTACGTGATCAGCACCACCCTGGCCCTGGGCGACCGGGTCTGGCCGGTCGAGTTCACGCTCGCCTGCCGCAAGTCCATGCGCTATCGCCTGCTGCTCGGTTCCAAAGCCCTGATCGACGGCCAGCTGGTGGTCAGTCCGGGCGTCAAGTATGTACAAGACAAGCCGGTGTTCCCGGTATCTACCTCCTCCACAGGTGTTGCATGAAGATCGCTGTGCTGTCGCGGAACCCGCGTCTGTATTCCACCCGCCGTCTGGTCGAAGCCGGAACCGAGCGCGGGCATGAAATGGTGGTGATCGACACCTTGCGCGCCTACATGAACATCGCCAGCCACAAGCCGCAGATCCACTACCGCGGCAAGCCGCTGGAAGGCTTCGACGCGGTGATCCCGCGGATCGGCGCGTCGGTGACGTTCTACGGCTGCGCGGTGTTGCGCCAGTTCGAGATGATGGGGGTGTTTCCGCTCAACGAATCGGTGGCCATCGCCCGTTCGCGGGACAAGCTGCGTTCGCTGCAACTGCTGTCGCGCCGGGGCATCGGCCTGCCCGTGACCGGCTTCGCCCACTCGCCGGACGACATTCCCGACCTGATCGACATGGTCAACGGCGCCCCGCTGGTGATCAAGGTGCTGGAAGGCACCCAGGGCATCGGCGTGGTGCTGTGCGAAACCGCGACCGCCGCCGAATCCGTGATCGAGGCGTTCATGGGCCTGAAGCAGAACATCATGGTGCAGGAGTACATCAAGGAAGCCGGCGGCGCGGACATCCGCTGCTTCGTGGTCGGCGACAAGGTGATCGCGGCGATGAAGCGCCAGGCCAAGCCGGGGGAATTCCGCTCCAACCTGCACCGCGGCGGCAGCGCCAGCCTGATCAAGATCACCCCCGAGGAACGCATGACCGCCCTGCGGGCCGCCAAGGTGATGGGCCTGACCGTGGCTGGCGTGGACATCCTGCGCTCCAATCACGGGCCGCTGGTGATGGAGGTGAACTCCTCGCCCGGCCTGGAAGGGATCGAGACCACCACCGGCAAGAACGTGGCCGGGATCATCATCGAACACCTCGAGAAGAATGCCGGGCCGAACATGACCCGCACCAAAGGCAAGGGGTGAGGGGCAGCTGCAAGCCGCAAGCCGCAAGCCGCAAGCTGCAAGCTGCAAGCTGCAAGCCGCAAGCCGCAAGCCGCAAGCCGCAAGCCTCAAGCTTGAAGCTTGAAGCTTGAAGCTTGAAGCTTGAAGCTTGAAGCCCCCTAAACCGCATCCCGCGGCAGCATCAACCCCAACGGCAACCGCACCCGCGCCTCCAGCCCGCCGCCGGAGCGGTTGCGCAACTCGACGTTGCCGCCGTGCATCGAAGCGATCCGCTTGACGATCGCCAGGCCCAGCCCTGTGCCCTTGCCGCCCCGTGCGCGGTCGCCACGGGTGAACGGGTTGAAGATCGCCTCCAGCTCCGCCGGGTCGATCCCCGCCCCGCGGTCCATCACGCTCAGCACCACATACGGGGCGCTGGTGTCGCCGGACACGTAGGCCGCCACTTCCACGCCGCTGCCCGCATGGTTCAGCGCGTTGCCGATCAGGTTGTTGAGCAAGCGTTTCATCGACACCCGACGCAGCGGGAACGGCTGGATCGGCTCCAGGCGCAGGCGCACCTTTTCCTCGTTCTGGTTGTACGGCGCCGCCACCTCGCGCACCAGGTCGCTCAGGTCCACCTCCTCCACCGTCTCGTCCCGTCCGTCACGGATGAAGGCCAGGAACTGGTCGAGGATCGCGTCCATGTCTTCGATGTCGCGCACCATGTCGTTGGTCAGGTCGGTGCGGTCGCCCATCAGCTCCAGCGACAGGCGCAGCCGGGTGAGCGGCGTGCGCAGGTCGTGGGAAACCCCGGCCAGCATCAGCTCGCGCTCGCGGCCGGCCTGCTCCACGTCTTCGGCCATCTGGTTGAAGGCGCGGTACACCTCGGTCATCTCGCTGGGGGTGTCGCTGATCGGCAGCCGCACGCTGCGGCCCTGGCCGAGTTGCCGGGCGGCATAGACCAGGCGCTTGAGCGGCTGGTTGAGCTGGCTGACGAAGATCCACGCCGACGCAGTGGACAACAGCCCGATGGCCAGGAACCAGCCGAGCACGTTCCAGATCTTCTGCCCGCGCAACGGGTGCGGGTACAGCGGCACCTTCAGCCAGCCGTCGCCCAGGCTCGGCGCCCGCACCCACAAGGCCGGCGGCGAATGCATGCGCAGGCGCACTTCGGTGTCGGCGCCGAGTTCGGCCTGCATCTGCCGCTGGTAGATCTCGCTGTACGGCCAATGCTGCTCGCCTTCCGGCACCCCGGCGCCCACCACCCGGATCAGGGTCGCGGCATCGGCGATCTTCGCGCGGTTCTCTTCGTCGGCCGCCCAATAGGCGCGCAGCGTCAGGGCGACGCCGTGGCTGTACTGGCGGTCCACCAGCACGTCCTCGTTCATCAGCAGGTACACCAGGGTCAGGGCCTTGGAGAACAGCACGACGATGAGCACCAGCCACAGGGTGCGGGAGAAGAAACTTTGGGGGAACCAGACGGGGGTCTTCATGAATAGCCGCTACACGCTTGCAGGAGCGAGCCATGCTCGCACATTGCGGAGGGCGAGTCTGCCGGCGAACATCCGCCAGACCCGCTACTGCAGATCACCGGTCACTTGGTGGAGTTGCCGTCCGGCACGAACACATAACCCACGCCCCAGACGGTCTGGATGTAGCGCGGTTTGGACGGATCGGGTTCGATCATCCGGCGCAGACGGGAAATCTGCACGTCGATGGAGCGCTCCAGCGCATCCCATTCCCGGCCACGGGCCAGGTTCATCAGCTTGTCGCGGGTCAGCGGCTGGCGGGCGTTCATCACCAGTGCCTTGAGCACCGCGAATTCGCCGGTGGTCAGCATGTGCACTTCGTCACCGCGCTTGAGTTCGCGGGTGGCCAGGGACAGCACGTAATCGCCGAAGGTGACGTTTTCGTCTTCGCTGCCCGGTGCGCCCGGCACGGCCGGGGCCTGACGGCGCAGCACCGCCTTGACGCGGGCCATCAGCTCGTCGGGGTTGAACGGCTTGGCCAGGTAATCGTCGGCGCCCAGTTCCAGGCCCTTGATGCGGCTCAACTCGTCGCCCTTGGCGGTGAGCATGATGATCGGAATCTGATTGTTCGCGGCCCGCAGGCGGCGGCATGCGGTCAGGCCGTCTTCGCCGGGCAGCATCAGGTCGAGGACGACCAGGTTGAACACTTCGCGGGACAGCAGGCGGTCCATCTGCTCGGTGTTCGGTACGGCGCGGGCACGGTAGCCCTTGCTGACGAAGAAGCGTTCCAGCAGGCTGCTCAGCCCCGGATCGTCGTCAACGATGAGAATTTTTTCGCCTTCAGCAGTTTGTGCAGTGCTGCTCATTGGATGCTCCTTTTAGCTCGGCGCGCATTATGGCGTAGCTGCCGTTATACGCACCGTGTGCATTGTTAGCAGATTTTTCCTTCACTGCCAGAAAACCGGGGCTTGTGCCTACAAGGCTCAACGCCCCCGAATGACAGAACGCCGGTTATAATGCGCGGCCTTTTGTGCCAGGCAACGTCTGAATCGTTACCGTTGGTGGCCACTCCCTATTTTTCATGTCCACCGCAGTAATCGTTCGGTTTCACGGGTCAATGGTCTGCTCCCTTGGCCCAGGCAGCGGCAAGCGCCAGGCCGCACAACCAGGTTCCGGGCCTTCATCCTTCGCGCCTGCGGACCTGCTTTCACAATTTGTCAGGTGGTTTTATGGACAGCATCAACAGCCGCATCGCCGAGGAACTCGGCGTACGCCCGCAACAGGTCGAAGCGGCCGTCGCGCTACTCGATGAAGGCTCTACCGTTCCCTTCATCGCCCGTTACCGGAAAGAAGTGACCGGCAGCCTCGATGACACCCAGCTGCGTCATCTGGAAGAGCGCCTGCGCTACCTGCGCGAACTCGACGAACGGCGCATCAGCATCCTCGCCAGCATCCAGGAGCAGGGCAAGCTCACGCCCGCCCTCGAGCGCGACATCAAGCTCGCCGACACCAAGACCCGCCTCGAAGACCTGTACCTGCCGTACAAGCAGAAGCGCCGCACCAAGGGCCAGATCGCCCTGGAAGCCGGCCTCGGCGAGCTGGCCGACGGCCTGTTCAACGACCCGTCGCTGACGCCGGAAGCCGAAGCCGCGCGCTTCATCGACGCCGACAAGGGCGTGGCCGACGCCAAGGCCGCCCTCGAGGGCGCCAAGTACATCCTCATGGAGCGCTTCGCCGAAGACGCCGGCCTGCTGGAGAAACTGCGCACCTTCCTCAAGCAGGAAGCCACGATCAGCGCCCGCGTGATCGCCGGCAAGGAAGAGGAAGGCGCCAAGTTCCGCGACTACTTCGAACACGACGAACCGCTCAAGAGCATGCCGTCGCACCGCGCCCTGGCGATCTTCCGCGGCCGCAACGAAGGCATCCTCAGTTCGGCCCTGAAGGTCGGCGAGGAACTGCCGGGCACCCTGCACCCGTGCGAAGGCATGATCGGCCAGCACGTCGGCATCCAGAACCAGAACCGCCCCGCCGACAAGTGGCTGGGCGAGGTGGTGCGCTGGACCTGGAAGGTCAAGCTCTACACCCACCTGGAGACCGACCTGCTCGGCGAACTGCGCGACGGCGCCGAAACTGAAGCGATCAACGTGTTCGCCCACAACCTGCACGACCTGCTGCTGGCCGCCCCGGCCGGCCCGCGCGCGACCCTGGGCCTGGACCCGGGCCTGCGCACCGGCTGCAAGGTCGCGGTGGTGGACGCCACCGGCAAGCTGCTGGACCACGCCACGGTCTACCCGCACGTGCCGCACAACAAGTGGGACCAGACCCTGGCCATCCTGGCGGCCCTGTGCGCCAAGCATTCGGTCGACCTGATCGCCATCGGCAACGGCACCGCCAGCCGCGAGACCGACAAGCTGGCCATCGAGCTGATCAAGAAATACCCGGCCATGAAAATGACCAAGGTCATGGTGTCCGAGGCCGGCGCGTCGGTGTACTCGGCCTCGGAACTGGCCGCCAAGGAATTCCCGGACCTGGACGTGTCGATCCGCGGCGCGGTGTCCATCGCCCGCCGCCTCCAGGATCCGCTGGCGGAGCTGGTGAAGATCGATCCGAAATCCATCGGCGTCGGCCAGTACCAGCACGACGTGTCGCAGCTGAAGCTGGCGCGCAGCCTGGACGCCGTGGTCGAGGACTGCGTGAACGCCGTGGGCGTGGACGTGAACACCGCGTCCGTGGCCCTGCTGGCGCGCATCTCCGGCCTCAACGCCACCCTGGCGCAGAACATCGTCGCCCACCGTGACGAGCACGGCGCGTTCAAGACCCGCGCCGCGCTGAAGAAAGTCGCGCGCCTGGGCGAGAAGACCTTCGAGCAGGCCGCCGGCTTCCTGCGCGTGATGAACGGCGACAACCCGCTGGACGCTTCGGCCGTGCACCCGGAAGCCTATCCGCTGGTCAAGCGCATCGCCGCCGAGACCGACCGCGACATCCGCTCGCTGATCGGCGACACCGGGTTCCTCAAGCGCCTGGATCCGAAGAAGTTCACCGACGAGACCTTCGGCCTGCCGACCGTCACCGACATCCTCCAGGAACTGGACAAGCCGGGCCGCGACCCGCGTCCGGAATTCAAGACCGCCGAGTTCCAGGAAGGCGTCGAAGACCTCAAGGACCTGCAGCCGGGGATGATCCTCGAAGGCGTGGTGACCAACGTCACGGCGTTCGGTGCGTTCGTCGACATCGGCGTGCACCAGGACGGTCTGGTGCACATCTCGGCGCTGTCGGAGAAGTTCATCAAGGATCCGCGCGAGGCGGTGAAGGCCGGCGACGTGGTGAAGGTCAAGGTCATGGAAGTCGACATCCCGCGCAAACGCGTCGGCCTGTCGATGCGCATGAGCGACACGCCGGGCGAGAAGATCGACGGCGCCCGCGGCTCGCGTCCGGGCTCGGCGCCGCGCCAGGGCTCGAACAACGCGCCGCGCAAGGAAACCGCCACCGCCGCACCGGCCAACAACGCCATGGCGTCCCTGTTCGCCAACGCCAAGCAGTTGAAGAAGAAGTGACGGACATTCCCGTCGGGCTCGTCGAGAGCGCGTTCTTCAAGCTGTTGGGCTGCCGCCTGCACAGCCTGGAGACCGGGGTGGCGCAAGTCGCCCTGGCGCTGGAGCCGCAGCTGCGCAACCGCGGCGGCAAGCTGCACGGCGGCGCGCTGTTCAGCCTGGTCGACATCGCCATGGGGCTGGCCTGCTCCAGCGCCCATGGCTTCGACCAGCAGAGCGCGACCATCGAGTGCAAGATCAACTACATCCGCGCCGTGTCCGACGGCGAGGTGCTGTGCACGGCCCGGGTGATCCACCCGGGCCGGCGCACGCTGGTGGTCGAGGCCGACGTGATGCAGGGCGACAAGCTGGTCGCAAAAGCGCAAGGCACGTTCGCTGTCCTGTAGCTTGCCGTCACCGATTTGGGTTAATTTCGGCGCAACGAAACCTGTGGGAGCGAGCCTGCTCGCGAAGAGGGTGCATCAGTTGGCTGACACACCGCCTTCGCGAGCAGGCTCGCTCCCACAGGGATTGTGCAGTTCTTGACTGACCGGCAAACGGCCTGCCGCTCCAAAACCAGGCGAAAACGCCAGTTTCAACTTCACCCTTGTAGACCGTCCTGCCCACCCCCATATTGGGGCGACTGACGCGTGAAGGAATCCAAATTGAGCGAACTTCTCAACCGCCGCCTGGCCCTGCTCGGCGAGCGCGCCAACCTCTCCCTGCTCGAGCAGTGCCTGCACGGCATCGAACGTGAATGCCTGCGCGTGACCGGCGAGGGCCGCCTGGCGCAGACGCCGCACCCCGAGGCCCTGGGTTCCGCGCTGACCAACGAACAGATCACCACCGACTACTCCGAGTCGCTGCTGGAGTTCATCACGCCTGCCCTGCCCGACCCGTCCGACACCCTGGCCAGCCTGGAGCGCATCCACCGCTTCGCCTACAGCAAGCTCGGCAACGAGTACCTGTGGAGCCCGTCGATGCCGTGCCCGCTGCCGGCCGAGGAAGACATCCCGATCGCGTACTACGGCACCTCCAACATCGGTCGGCTCAAGTACGTCTACCGTCAGGGCCTGGCGCTGCGCTACGGCAAGACCATGCAGTGCATCGCCGGGATCCACTACAACTTCTCCCTGCCGGAAAAGCTCTGGCCGCTGCTCAAGCAGGCCGAGGGCACCGGCGGCAGCGACCGCGACTTCCAGTCCGCGTCCTACATCGCCCTGATCCGCAACTTCCGCCGCTACAGCTGGCTGCTGATGTACCTGTTCGGCGCTTCGCCGGCGCTGGACGCAGGCTTCCTGCGCGGCCGCCCGCACCAGCTCGAACAGCTGGATCCGGACACCCTGTACCTGCCCTACGCCACCAGCCTGCGCATGAGCGACCTGGGTTACCAGAGCAACGCCCAGGCCGGCCTGACGCCGTGCTACAACGACCTGTCCAGCTACACCGACAGCCTGCGCAAGGCCGTCGCCACGCCGTATGCGCCGTACGTCGAGATCGGCACGCACCAGGACGGCGAGTGGGTGCAGTTGAACACCAACATCCTGCAGATCGAAAACGAGTACTACTCCAACATCCGCCCCAAACGCGTGACCTACACCGGCGAACGGCCGATCCAGGCGCTGATGGCCCGCGGCATCCAGTACGTCGAAGTGCGCTGCCTGGACATCAACCCGTTCCTGCCGATGGGCATCGACGTCACCGAGGCGCGTTTCCTCGACGCGTTCCTGCTGTATTGCGCGCTCAACGACAGCCCGCTGCTGACCGGCACCAGTTGCGGCAACGCCACGTCGAACTTCCTCAGCGTGGTCAAGGAAGGCCGCCGTCCCGGCCTGCAGCTGCAGCGTGACGGCCAGCCGGTGGACATGAAGCAATGGGCGGGCGAACTGCTGGAGCACATCGCGCCGCTGGCGGCCCTGCTGGATCGCAGCCAGGGCGGCGATGCCCACGGCAAGGCGCTCGACGCGCAGCGGGCCAAGGTCAGCGACCCGTCGCTGACGCCATCGGCCCAGGTGCTGGCGGCGATGGCCGCGCACAAGGAAAGCTTCGCGCAGTTTTCCCTGCGCCAGAGCCAGGCCCATGCCGATTTCTTCCGCAGCGAGCCCCTGGCCGCCGAGGAGCAAACCCGTTTCGAAGCGCTGGCGCGCTCGTCGCTGGAGCAGCAGGCGGAGCTGGAGCAGAACGAGGTCGGCGATTTCGACGTATTCGTGGGGGCCTACCAGGCGAGCATCCTGGCGATCAGCAACTGACCGCCCCTGGGGCCAGGGGATTGCTCCCGCCGGGTCGCGGAGCGGGCCCAAACTTCCGGCTGCTGCGCAGCCGGGCGGGAGCATGCTCCCTCGCCACAAGGCTTTAGATTTTTCCGCTCATAAGTTAATTCTAAAAAGTTATTTATTTTTAGATTCTTAGATCATTTAGTCTCCTTTCACGCCGACGACCGGTGGCCTGACAAGGAGCTCCCCCATGAAACTGAATGTCCCGCTTCGCCTGCTGGCGGTGGCCACCCTGGCCGCCGCAAGCTTCCTGGCCCAGGCCGCCGACCTCACCGTCGCCTACCAGACCACCGTCGACCCGGCGAAAGTCGCCCAGGCCGACGGCGCCTACGAGAAAGCCACCAAGGCCGACATCAGCTGGCGCAAGTTCGACAACGGCGCCGACATCATCGCCGCCATCGCCTCCGGCGACGTGCAGATCGGCTACCTCGGCTCCAGCCCGCTGACCGCGGCGGTCACCCGCAAGGTGCCGGTGGAGACCTTCCTCATCGCCACCCAGATCGGCGCCGCCGAAGCGCTGGTCGCCCGCGACGGCGCCGGCATCAAGACACCGCAGGATCTGGTCGGCAAGAAAATCGCCGTGCCGTTCGTGTCCACCGGCCACTACAGCCTGCTGGCCGCCCTGAAGCACTGGAACATCGACCCGTCGAAAGTCACCGTGCTCAACCTCGCGCCGCCGGCGATCATCGCCGCGTGGAAACGCGGTGACATCGACGCCACCTACGTCTGGGATCCGGCCCTGGGCGTGGCCAAGGAAAACGGCAAGGTGCTGATCACCTCCGGCGAGCTGGCCAAGTTCGGCGCGCCGACCTTCGATGCGTGGATCGTGCGCAAGGACTTCGCGCAGAAGCATCCGGAGATCGTCACCGCGTTCGCCAAGGTCACCCTCGACGCCTACGCCGACTACCGCAAGGACCCGAAAGCCTGGCTCGCCGAGCCGAGCAACGTCGACAAGCTGGTGAAGCTGTCCGGCGCCAAGGCCAGCGACATTCCGCTGCTGCTGCAAGGCAACGTCTACCCGCTGGCGGCGGACCAGGTCAACGACCTCGGCGCGCCGACCACCAAGGCCATCACCGACACCGCCGTGTTCCTCAAGGAGCAAGGCAAGGTCGAGGCCGTGCTGCCGGACTACGCGCCGTACGTCAGCGCCAAGTACATCACCAACTGATCGGGAGTCGACCGCGATGGCCTTGCTTTCGCTGGAGCGCATCAGCGCACAGTACCCCGGCAGCCCGGAACCGGTGTTGTCGGATGTTTCCCTGACCCTCGGCCCCCGGCAACTGCTGGTGGCCCTCGGCCCGTCCGGCAGCGGCAAGACTTCGCTGTTGAACCTGATCGCCGGTTTCGTCGCCCCCAGCGCCGGGCGCATCACCCTCGACGGCGTGCCGGTCAAAGGGCCTGGCGCCGAACGCGGCGTGGTGTTCCAGGACGACGCCCTGCTGCCCTGGCAGGACGTGCTGGCCAATGTCGCCTTCGGGCTCGAACTGGCCGGCGTGCCCCGGGACAAGCGCGAGCGGCGCGCCCGGGAGATGCTCGCCCTGGTGGACCTGGCCGGTTTCGAGAGCCGCCGCGTCTGGCAGCTCTCCGGCGGCCAGAAGCAGCGTGTCGGCCTGGCCCGTGCCCTGGCCGCCGATCCGCGCGTGCTGCTGATGGACGAACCGTTCGGCGCCCTCGACGCCTTCACCCGCGAACAGATGCAGGAGCTGTTGCTGCAGGTCTGGCAACGCACCGCCAAACCGGTGTTCCTGATCACCCACGACATCGAGGAGGCGGTGTTCCTCGCCACCGACCTGATCCTGCTGGCGCCCAACCCCGGGCAGATCGTCGAACGCCTGCACCTGGGCTTCGGCCAGCGCTACGCCGCCGGCGAACCGGCGCGGTCGATCAAGTCCGACCCGCGCTTCATCGAAACCCGCGAACACGTGCTCGGCAAAGTGTTCTCCCAACGCAACGCCGTCCGGCTCCAGGAGCGCGCATGAGCAGCTACGACGTTTCCGCCGCCACGGTGA from Pseudomonas ekonensis encodes the following:
- a CDS encoding RNA-binding S4 domain-containing protein; amino-acid sequence: MAQKSEEDDKVRLDKWLWAARFYKTRALAKAAIESGKVHCRGERCKPGKEPRIGDEFEIRTGFDERTVVVQALSIVRRGAPEAQTLYAETDASVAKREAAAAMRKAGALGVSTDGKPSKKQRRDLFKFRGSSSGE
- the rimK gene encoding 30S ribosomal protein S6--L-glutamate ligase produces the protein MKIAVLSRNPRLYSTRRLVEAGTERGHEMVVIDTLRAYMNIASHKPQIHYRGKPLEGFDAVIPRIGASVTFYGCAVLRQFEMMGVFPLNESVAIARSRDKLRSLQLLSRRGIGLPVTGFAHSPDDIPDLIDMVNGAPLVIKVLEGTQGIGVVLCETATAAESVIEAFMGLKQNIMVQEYIKEAGGADIRCFVVGDKVIAAMKRQAKPGEFRSNLHRGGSASLIKITPEERMTALRAAKVMGLTVAGVDILRSNHGPLVMEVNSSPGLEGIETTTGKNVAGIIIEHLEKNAGPNMTRTKGKG
- a CDS encoding phosphatase PAP2 family protein, with translation MNNPGLFQSRWNLGRLVLCNAVPLALLAFWLWPTGQMLCSVFDEWLFRSLNAPLASNPIWLHIWAIASLRPFDIVVGLILLTLLIKGDWVFKATDVRRAFFGFFSILLLMVVIRALFSKFADHMGWQHSSPSMVLEGAVHISDFFPHLEKTWELKDRSSQSFPGDHASVLLIWALFMGVFSRTAGQRLTVWGLALLFMLPRLVAGAHWGQDDYIGGLLLAVWALGWGYCTPFAHHAANFWLKVTAPVFALLGKLPVVSRMSVVRGV
- a CDS encoding ATP-binding protein, with translation MKTPVWFPQSFFSRTLWLVLIVVLFSKALTLVYLLMNEDVLVDRQYSHGVALTLRAYWAADEENRAKIADAATLIRVVGAGVPEGEQHWPYSEIYQRQMQAELGADTEVRLRMHSPPALWVRAPSLGDGWLKVPLYPHPLRGQKIWNVLGWFLAIGLLSTASAWIFVSQLNQPLKRLVYAARQLGQGRSVRLPISDTPSEMTEVYRAFNQMAEDVEQAGRERELMLAGVSHDLRTPLTRLRLSLELMGDRTDLTNDMVRDIEDMDAILDQFLAFIRDGRDETVEEVDLSDLVREVAAPYNQNEEKVRLRLEPIQPFPLRRVSMKRLLNNLIGNALNHAGSGVEVAAYVSGDTSAPYVVLSVMDRGAGIDPAELEAIFNPFTRGDRARGGKGTGLGLAIVKRIASMHGGNVELRNRSGGGLEARVRLPLGLMLPRDAV
- the hslO gene encoding Hsp33 family molecular chaperone HslO, whose protein sequence is MTDFPDTDYTQRFIFDDSDTRGELVALERSYAEVLAKHPYPEPVAQLLGELMAAASLLVGTLKFDGLLILQARSEGPVPLLMIECSSEREIRGLARYHADQIAPNASLADLMPNGVLALTVDPTAGQRYQGIVDLDGETLSDCFTNYFVMSQQVGTRFKLYADGRRARGLLLQQLPADRLKDEEERAASWQHITALASTLTADELLSLDNETVLHRLYHEEQVRLFDVQKLRFRCSCSRERSGNALVSLGLEDAQQLVAEHGGQVEIDCQFCNERYLFDAADIAQLFAGAGVETPSDTRH
- the ompR gene encoding osmolarity response regulator transcription factor OmpR, which gives rise to MSSTAQTAEGEKILIVDDDPGLSSLLERFFVSKGYRARAVPNTEQMDRLLSREVFNLVVLDLMLPGEDGLTACRRLRAANNQIPIIMLTAKGDELSRIKGLELGADDYLAKPFNPDELMARVKAVLRRQAPAVPGAPGSEDENVTFGDYVLSLATRELKRGDEVHMLTTGEFAVLKALVMNARQPLTRDKLMNLARGREWDALERSIDVQISRLRRMIEPDPSKPRYIQTVWGVGYVFVPDGNSTK
- a CDS encoding ATP-dependent zinc protease family protein; the protein is MREWVALPDLGVAGLRAKIDTGASTSSLHATDIEPFERDGEKWVRFTAHLGTVVQLRHRRCEAPLVTRKTIKSSNGQAQVRYVISTTLALGDRVWPVEFTLACRKSMRYRLLLGSKALIDGQLVVSPGVKYVQDKPVFPVSTSSTGVA